Proteins from a genomic interval of Tolypothrix sp. NIES-4075:
- a CDS encoding DUF948 domain-containing protein: protein MIDPLFWLGLSILLVAVSLTAVLIAAIPALQELARAARSAEKLFDTLSRELPPTLNAIRTTGMEITDLTDDVSEGVKSASQVVQQVDQSLDGAKKQAQNVQIGTRSIFVGVKAAWKTFTRQKSPRRQVDRLSPNASSALTLREREAKRQRQRNDNGYNDAASWDFDDEDSLPQSTAPEEWSED from the coding sequence GTGATTGACCCCCTGTTTTGGCTGGGACTATCGATTCTTTTGGTCGCCGTTAGTTTAACTGCTGTTTTAATAGCGGCTATACCAGCTTTGCAGGAGCTAGCTAGAGCCGCCCGCAGTGCTGAAAAATTATTTGATACCCTCTCACGAGAGTTACCGCCGACTCTAAATGCTATCCGCACCACTGGTATGGAAATCACTGACTTAACTGATGATGTCAGTGAAGGTGTTAAAAGTGCTAGTCAAGTTGTTCAACAAGTTGATCAAAGCCTGGATGGGGCTAAAAAGCAAGCGCAAAACGTTCAAATAGGCACGCGCAGCATATTTGTCGGCGTGAAAGCAGCCTGGAAAACCTTTACACGCCAAAAATCTCCTAGGCGACAAGTTGACCGTTTGTCACCCAATGCCTCATCAGCGCTGACGTTGCGAGAACGAGAAGCCAAGAGGCAACGCCAACGCAATGACAACGGTTACAATGACGCTGCTAGCTGGGATTTTGATGATGAAGATTCGTTGCCTCAATCCACTGCCCCTGAGGAATGGTCTGAGGACTAG
- a CDS encoding YtxH domain-containing protein — MSNNRSGVFIGGLMLGATIGALTGLLAAPRTGRETRKILKKSADALPELAEDLSTSVQIQADRLSTSAMKNWDETLDRLREAIASGIDATVRESQVLKQKTAQENRSAASVQVENSDSRTSNLDRP, encoded by the coding sequence ATGTCTAACAACCGTTCTGGAGTATTTATTGGCGGTTTGATGCTGGGAGCTACCATCGGTGCTTTGACCGGTTTACTGGCAGCTCCACGCACAGGGCGCGAAACGCGGAAAATATTGAAGAAATCTGCCGATGCTTTGCCAGAATTGGCAGAAGATTTATCAACAAGCGTCCAGATTCAGGCAGATCGTCTTTCTACCAGCGCAATGAAAAACTGGGATGAGACATTGGATCGATTGCGAGAAGCGATCGCCTCTGGGATAGATGCAACTGTGCGAGAAAGTCAAGTTTTAAAGCAAAAAACTGCACAAGAAAACCGAAGCGCGGCTTCTGTGCAAGTAGAAAATTCCGATTCCCGAACCTCAAATCTAGATCGCCCATAG